One Tamandua tetradactyla isolate mTamTet1 chromosome 20, mTamTet1.pri, whole genome shotgun sequence DNA segment encodes these proteins:
- the REEP2 gene encoding receptor expression-enhancing protein 2 isoform X1 gives MVSWIISRLVVLIFGTLYPAYSSYKAVKTKNVKEYVKWMMYWIVFAFFTTAETLTDIVLSWFPFYFELKIAFVIWLLSPYTKGSSVLYRKFVHPTLSNKEKEIDEYITQARDKSYETMMRVGKRGLNLAANAAVTAAAKGQGVLSEKLRSFSMQDLTLIRDEDALPLQGPDSRLRPGPGSLLDTIEDTAGDDPALSLRSSANQADARTEASEDDAGDKAPKRVKPIKKVSKAEPPPSKTLKVRPKKKVSGGDSA, from the exons ATGGTGTCCTGGATCATCTCCCGCCTGGTAGT GCTCATCTTTGGCACCCTGTACCCAGCCTACTCTTCCTACAAGGCCGTGAAGACAAAAAACGTGAAGGAATAT GTGAAATGGATGATGTACTGGATCGTCTTTGCCTTCTTTACCACGGCCGAGACCCTCACGGATATCGTGCTCTCCTG GTTCCCCTTCTACTTTGAGCTCAAGATCGCCTTTGTGATATGGCTGCTGTCCCCTTACACCAAGGGCTCAAGCGTGCTCTACCGCAAATTCGTGCACCCAACACTGTCCAACAAGGAGAAG GAGATCGACGAGTACATCACCCAGGCCCGGGACAAGAGCTATGAGACCATGATGAGGGTGGGCAAGAGGGGCCTGAACCTGGCCGCCAATGCTGCAGTCACCGCAGCTGCCAAG GGCCAGGGGGTGCTGTCAGAGAAGCTCCGAAGCTTCAGCATGCAGGACCTGACCCTCATCCGGGACGAGGACGCCCTGCCCCTGCAAGGGCCCGACAGCCGCCTCCGGCCCGGCCCCGGCAGCCTCCTGGACACCATCGAGGACACGG CAGGAGACGACCCTGCCCTGAGTTTAAGGTCCAGCGCAAACCAAGCAGACGCCCGGACAGAGGCCTCGGAGGATGACGCGGGGGACAAGGCCCCCAAGAGGGTCAAACCTATCAAAAAAGTGTCCAAGGCTGAG CCCCCGCCTTCCAAGACATTGAAGGTTCGGCCCAAGAAGAAGGTGTCTGGCGGCGACTCGGCTTga
- the REEP2 gene encoding receptor expression-enhancing protein 2 isoform X2, with the protein MVSWIISRLVVLIFGTLYPAYSSYKAVKTKNVKEYVKWMMYWIVFAFFTTAETLTDIVLSWFPFYFELKIAFVIWLLSPYTKGSSVLYRKFVHPTLSNKEKEIDEYITQARDKSYETMMRVGKRGLNLAANAAVTAAAKGQGVLSEKLRSFSMQDLTLIRDEDALPLQGPDSRLRPGPGSLLDTIEDTGDDPALSLRSSANQADARTEASEDDAGDKAPKRVKPIKKVSKAEPPPSKTLKVRPKKKVSGGDSA; encoded by the exons ATGGTGTCCTGGATCATCTCCCGCCTGGTAGT GCTCATCTTTGGCACCCTGTACCCAGCCTACTCTTCCTACAAGGCCGTGAAGACAAAAAACGTGAAGGAATAT GTGAAATGGATGATGTACTGGATCGTCTTTGCCTTCTTTACCACGGCCGAGACCCTCACGGATATCGTGCTCTCCTG GTTCCCCTTCTACTTTGAGCTCAAGATCGCCTTTGTGATATGGCTGCTGTCCCCTTACACCAAGGGCTCAAGCGTGCTCTACCGCAAATTCGTGCACCCAACACTGTCCAACAAGGAGAAG GAGATCGACGAGTACATCACCCAGGCCCGGGACAAGAGCTATGAGACCATGATGAGGGTGGGCAAGAGGGGCCTGAACCTGGCCGCCAATGCTGCAGTCACCGCAGCTGCCAAG GGCCAGGGGGTGCTGTCAGAGAAGCTCCGAAGCTTCAGCATGCAGGACCTGACCCTCATCCGGGACGAGGACGCCCTGCCCCTGCAAGGGCCCGACAGCCGCCTCCGGCCCGGCCCCGGCAGCCTCCTGGACACCATCGAGGACACGG GAGACGACCCTGCCCTGAGTTTAAGGTCCAGCGCAAACCAAGCAGACGCCCGGACAGAGGCCTCGGAGGATGACGCGGGGGACAAGGCCCCCAAGAGGGTCAAACCTATCAAAAAAGTGTCCAAGGCTGAG CCCCCGCCTTCCAAGACATTGAAGGTTCGGCCCAAGAAGAAGGTGTCTGGCGGCGACTCGGCTTga